The Triticum urartu cultivar G1812 chromosome 6, Tu2.1, whole genome shotgun sequence genome includes the window GATCAGAGGCGATGCAATGGACGCCATTAGTGAATGTGTACTGAAGGTGTCGGTTGTTACACACTAAATATGATCCTTTCATGTCACTCAGGGTGCAAGTGCTGCAGTTAATGCAATTATTCTTCTTGAGATATTTCTGCATCCGACGAAGCTACTATACTTGCACCTTTTCATTCCGGTTCCAGCTGCATTAGTGGTGAGAAGATTTTTGTTTTTATTGAAAGGAAATCTGATAAACATGTGGGTGTGCTAGGTAGTGAGGACATAATTTCTCTGACTTTACTTATTTCAGGGAGTTGGTTTGATTGGTGCTGATTTGTGGAGGGTCAAGAAGGTATTTATCTAACTTTCATCTACAATCTATTTGGTTTTCTTTATATATTTGTTCTCTGCTAAATCCAGGTACCAAACAAATCTAGTAATAAATGAATGTGATTTGTGCCACAGTTGCTTATGTTCATTGGCCATGATTTTTTGACAATGTCACTGCtacttttttttttgcgggtagTGTCACTGCTACTTTCATGTATTGTTACTCATATATTGAAAATTTGTGAAATGCACGGGTGTGGTGCTTAACCACACGAACCATACAGTATATAGAACTCCTGGTCTTTAATCGACCTGGGGTTGGAAATATAGCTCAATATTCACACCTAGGGAGGCTGGTTGTACTTATCCCTGTTTGTTCTTCTAATGTTTGCACCTTTTTGGTGATCATTGCGTCTACTTTTTAGTGCAATGCATCTACTTCAAGTCGATGTCTCGCCTGACAGCATCAACCATTTAATATGCTAGTCAAGCCATGTCAAACTACACCATTCCTTAAAGTTAAAGATGTGTATATGTCTTCAACCTCTCATTTCTGCATATTAGTCAAACTATTGTCGTTGATGATCTGGTACCCAAGTACAATTCATGTTTTGATAAGCATTAATTCTTCATGCCTTTTCTGATCTAGAATAGAACTAACTTTCGCCCATTCATTTTTGTAGGGTGGGAGTCGCGTGTCAGGCTCTTCTCATCTGGGAGGTGCCCTAGTCGCGGCGGTTGCCTTTGCAAAAATCAAGGGCTGGATCTGATCATGCAGTTTACTCATACTCACATGCAGCAAATCCAAGGGCCTGCTTGCTTCCACCCTGGTGGCCACTTCTTAGATTGAAATTTGCTGTTATGCGACTACTATCAACGGTCTGAGGGCCGACTCGTGGACCATGCCGCTTATTATCCAAGTTTCTGATGTAGAAATATTTAAACAAAGTCTAGATAACATCATTGCAGCAGTTAGTAGGCCGGTTGCGACGGTGATGCGCTGATCTTTTGTGTGCGACCCTGCGTGTCGCATGGATGTACTTGTATCTCATGTTATCCTGATACCTGTAGCTAGCATCAGGCCTTGCTGCTGTTGCTACTCACCCACGTGGTGTGTGTTTTGCAAATGCATCAATGAGCACGAGGCTAACTCTTGATGCCTCTTGTGGGTAACGGATTTTTTCGAAAAGGTTGTGGGTAGCGGATGGATGCACTGTGACCAAATTTGCGTCATTTTCCAGGACAGTTACCAGAATATATCGATGATCTACAAAATATGCATATATGACACGAACAGTCTCCGTTACCGATAACATAAACCCATGAACCAACTGCCGTTAAAAAACATAGCGGCGAGCAGGAGCAGGCCTCCACCTCACTCACGCCTGCCATAGAGCACGCACACGCTCCGGATGATCCTGATGAACAAGGAGCTTGTGCCAGAGTAGAAACACCGCACTCACACCGACACAGCAGAAGCAGGCGGGATCTGGAGTCATACACAAATCAGCGTTGAGTTTTCAAACGCTTTCCTTCCTCCTCCCCAGTTCCAATAGATGCATTTCGTCGAACATAGGAAGAAGACGGGGAAGGCAACTAGGCGAGCACGCCGCTGATCCATGGCGCTCGGAAGCAGAGGAGCACCGACCGTTTCAGGCGGCGAGACCTTGTGCCACGTGATTCAAGTACCAGTGAATTTTCTTGTGTGATTGTGTCACCTTGCAAGCAGAGTCTAGACTGCTCTTGTGACAGTTCATCACTGTTTCAGAGGGATGAAGTTCAAGGCCTACCATGCTCTGCATCTTGAAAAATGTCTTCAGTCAAGAGTCAAGTCGCTCTCTCTGCAATGTTACACAGCACACCTAGTGAATTAATTACTCCAACTGGCCTCGACATTTTATTCCGACGTGATGTTTGTCAAGATCGTTCTACAAGTTTCAGTGGTTGGGGAGTGAACATGTTCATACGCTGTTAAGCTTTGCTAGTATTGGCGGTCCAATGCATGAGTCTCAACTTCAAACTGCTCCAGTACAGGTTCAGCATTTCAGAGGGATGAAGCTATCATGCTCTGCAGCATGCAAAATTTTACTAATCAGAAACTCTGCAGTGCTGCAGCAATATGCACACCAAACCTAGTGCATTGACTGGCCAGATAATGTAACCAAACCTAGTGAATTAATTGGCCAGGCAATCTTTCCCTGATATGATATTCCTTGAGACCGTTTATAAGGAGTAAAAGAGGAGAGGATAGTTACACTGTGAAATTCCTGTTATATTGCTTTGCACTGAATCCATTCCCCAACATCTAGATACATGATTCccactatttttattttattttgcttgctACAATGCTTCTTTTtctaaaaataaaaaatgcaaGGCCACAATGTTTAGCATCCAGTTGACATACTTAATTAGGATATGCTGGAATGTTCAAACAATTCTATAGTATCATCTGGTTGACCGATTTTACCCTTGTATATCTGTAGATatcaaatcttatatgcaaaTTCAGAAGCCGTATATGCAGAGACTTAGAAACCATCATACTCAACACAAGATGACAAGAATCAGAAGAAATACAGTTACTTTCAGACTAGACAAAAGCAAGAGGTACAGAACGACCTTCCTGGCTTCCAAGACAGGAAGGTTGAAATTGTTCGCAAAAAAAAGGGACCAATATGAAACGGAATgaacatgtactccctccgtaaactaatataagagcgtttagaatactaaagtagtgatctaaacgctcttatattagtttacggagggagtaattgACATCGACTCTTTCTGAGGTGACACTCAAGCAGCAACATGactatttcttcagatcaaaatgacacTGATGTTCCCACAATCATCAACATATCAAGAGGAAACTTACGTCGCTACCTTACCCAGGATTAGCGCACATGGACACCCAGGATTTCTGATGCATGTACAATTCCGGTGTACATCGATGACGCACAGGGACATAAGAGATGCATCTGCAATTCCGGTGTATATTGATGACACACGGGGAAAAGGAATCTGCCAGGAGTACAAAATATGTATGTAACCGTCATTCAGATTCCCGGCAGATTATAGAAACATAGCAATGTTGTAACCATCATTTAGATTCCAGGACAAAGTGGAACGTCTTGGAGTTGCACCAAACAAACCATAAAGACAGAATTCCGGCAGAGACCAAAGATGGGAAGCAGAAACAGAACTTCACGGTTACAGCCTAACAGCGAACACATGGCCGCCATTGCAGATTCTTTAGAGAAACAGAAGTCTTCAGATGAACAACATGACCGACCACACATCTTAGTCACTATCACTGGAGTCACTATCAGCGGATGAATCTGCACAAACAAGGCAAGTCAGAAACATAGAAGGGAACTTCAAATATCCTGGGTAGCAGTTTGATGTAGAGGAACTATACTGCAGCCTGACCAAATTTCTGTAGTTGTTAACAGAAGAGTTAGCCTTACAAGAGCAAAACACCAACACAAATATGACCTTTCAGAGAGGCCTCGGGAGTCAGGACTGCTTGAGGATTAAACAAGTGTGGAAGACATGCAATTTGACTTTCAGTCTCTATTAATCAAACTGACAACATCCTTGAACAACAGTAAATACAGTGAGGCAAAGGCCTAAACTGAATTCTTAGTGATATGTATTCTACTAATGGAATACGAGAGAAGACCTAAACTGAATTTCAAGATGAGACCAGCTACTATTTTCATCACACACTACAGTAAAAGGATTAGATAATTTTTTGAACTGAAAAAAACAGAAGATAATAAAAAATGATTttgcatggataataaacaacgTTGAAATATAACAGCCACTCTAAACTCCATCAGCATGCAGATACAATTTATACTGAAGGATAATGAATACAAAATATGAATGGATTTGGAGGGTGTGCCATAAATTCTAAAAACATCCCCAATAGCAGATCAAAAAAGGTAGCTGAAACAAAAAAAAAACAGGATTTTATGGTCTTTGAGGCCAAAAAAAGACTCCAACAGCAGACCAAAACCTGCATGGCGACCAAAAAAAAAATAGGCTATAGCCTAAAAATTGCTATCGAATTGGTAAATATACCAATCCACTAGCGACAGACCAAAAAACGCAAAACACTGTGATGGGAACCCCAACCTGAAATTTCATCACCGCTGCCCCTCCCCATCTTGCTGCCGCCGattctcgccgccgccgccactctaTCGGCCACGCCGAGCCCTGACACCCATTCCTTCTGTTGGAGACAACCGCCATGACCCCCGCAGCCGCCGCAGAAGCTCGACACACCGCCGCCCGAAGTCGTCCATTTCGACCGTTTTCCTGCCCCGCCGATGGATGATATGCTCGTCGTCGCCTGCGAGGTCGATTATCGGCCGGGTGACCAGCGCCGAGCCGCCACTCCATATCGAGCTCTCGATACAAGGCGGCACGCCGCCGCCGAAGTTGGTTGCATCCCCTGGCTCCCCTCCGACCCCTGGGTCCATCCTGACGCCTTTACTATGCCGCCCAACGAGCTACATCGACCGAACATGAGCTCGGTGCCCACAAAGTGTTCGATGGAAGTTCTTAGCCAAACTCGAGCTCGGTGCCCACAAAGTGTTCGATGGAAGTTCTCTAAGTTAACTTTTCTTGCCTTTTCTTGTCATACGTTGTGAGCATGAATCCTCCTCGTATGATGATTCCTCCTTCAAAGAGGAATATGAGTGGGATGAAGATGATTAAATTGCCATGACCACGTTGATCGGCATGGAGAAGAACAAGAGGCCAAAGCATGGCGGTTCCATTGTCAAGAGTGCAAATCCGGTGCATACAGAGCGAAACTTTCGACACCGATCCAAAATGGCTCCTACACATTGCCAACTCTGTCAAAGAgcatgaccaattcttcgagcaGAGGGGGAATTGTGTCAGAGATCTTGGACACAACACTTTCGACGCCGATTAAGAATGGCTCCGAACTTGTTCCTTCATGTTGCCGACACCGTCAAAGGGCATGATCGATTCTTCATGCAGAGGAGGAATTGTGCCTGAGATCTTAGACACAACACTATCCAGAAGATGACTTTGGCATTGCGCATGATGGCATATGGCATTCCTGCATATTAGATTGATGATCACCTGGCAATGGGAGAGAGCACTTCCATCAAGTGTGTGAAGCGATTTGCTAAGGCGGTGGTTCAAGTGTTTAGGCCACAGTATTTGAGAGCACCCAATGCTCTGGAACACTCGGCTTTTGGAGATGAACAAAGCATGGGGATGGGGGGTTCCAGGTATGCTCAGCTTAGTTGGTTGCACGCACTGGAGGTGGAAGAACTGCCCTGCAGCTCAAATGCCATGCGAAGGATACCACCATCATTCTTGAAGCCATTGTAGATCAGGAGACATGGTTTGGATGCCTAGAGCTTGCAATGACATCAGTGTGCTCCACCGATCAACACTATTTGCACGGTTATCCAATGAGGAATCACCACCGGTGGAGTTTCAAGCAGATGACCACACATACAAGGGGTACTACCTAGCAGGTGGGATATACCTAAAGTGGGCAACCTTTGTGATGATTTCCCAGCCCCCAAGGTAAGAAACAACTTGGTTTCCATGTGCTCAAGCAGATGCTAGGAAGGATGTGGAGAGGACATTTGGGATTTTGCAAGCCCAGTTTGCTAATTTGCAGGGACCGGCTCGGTTTTTGGAGCAAGAAATCCTTTAGTACATCATGACTGCCGCCATGATCTTGCACGGCATGATCATTGAGCATGAGTGTGGCCAAGATTTGGATTACTCCTTCTATGACTTAACGGGAAGGGTAGTGCATCCACCTAGAAGGGAAAACCACATCCGACAGTTTCTTCAAGGTCATCAAGAAATTCGAGATGCGGATACCCATCAACGTCTTTAACAAGATCTCATCGAGGAGTGGTGAACATGGAATGggcaacaagaccactagttctACACTTTTACTTCTATGTTTTGTGTTATGTTTGATGAATAAGTGTGTTGAATTTGGGGTTGTGGTCTGATGAACTATGTAATAAAGTACTTCCTCTGTCCCAAATTATAAGATGTTTTGGTAGGCTAAAATAGCCTAACAAAATGTCTTATAATTTGGGACGGACGTAGTACTATTTGTCCTTTATTTGTTTCGGATTAATTTGAAATGAGTTTGATATTATTTACAACATTGCATATGCACAAATATGTGTGGCGGAAGTAAATTTGAAATTTTTGGTCTCCAGTTTTTGGTCTACTGCAAAGCGGAAATTTTTCTGGAGACCAAAAACCTTCTCTCTCCACACCTAATAGGCTAAGACTGTTTTTTGGTCTGCTGTGGAGATACTCTAATTGATATGTAATTATAGCAGATATGGTAGAACAAGTAGGAAGGGCTGTCATACATTCTAATTGGCAATGAATACTAGATATGGACAAAGCTAACTTACAATCTGAGTCCAAACGTGGATCCTCCTTGATGCTAATTTGCTCACGAAGTATGCCGCATGTACTTAAGATACTCAAGATTGAACGAACTCCCTCATCAACCTTTTCACATTCAATATAAACGAACTTTAGGCGTTCACACAAAAATGATTGTGTTATTGTTTCTTGGGCTCCTGTTGCTCCTACAATATTCTATCAGATAAGAGCAATTAGTAAAGACAAATACAACATCCACAATAACACCTTAAAAAATACAGCAACATCGCTATCTATACAACATATACCTCGGTGTTATCAAGCTGAAGAGTGAGTATCTCAAGAACTGGAGAGTGTCGGAGAATGCAAACAAGGTCAACAGTTGTAAACCACTCATTGAGTAACAGAGTCTTTAATTTGCCAAAGATGGGGCACCATTTCAAATCCCATCTGTACAGAAACTGGACAAATTgcaaagaataaaaataaattcAGACTCTAGAAGATCAAATAATATGTGCTATAACAACCTGCAATGTCATATTTTATCCAACCAAGACACTATGTTATTAGCCATCGATTTGAGATGCATTAGAGGAAGATAAAGTACCAAAATGCGATAATGAAAATAAACAATTTGCTTATCTGCAGTTCTAACAATGGATAGAAAAACTACAAGAGAAACTTTCAGGTGACAAATAACAAGAATAGAAACGGCAGTAAGTGAAAGCGTACCATTTTAGGTAAAGCTATCAAGTCCAACTTGGCAGCATTGGACAAACCATTGAGAAGCACCCCCTCCTTGACAGGATAAGCATGACAACCACAGACAATATTATCACAAACCCCCTGATTACTGCGACAGTGATCATGGCATCCATCTTCAAGGTTAACATGGGCTGTTTCTAGCAATGGCATGTTTTCAAGGAAAGGTGTCAGGCCTTCAAAATCCTCTAGCTGCAGTAAGATAAGACCcggggcacaaatccgaaggcgcACAATGTCAGGTAGAGAACAGTAGTCAGCTATGCACAGGCGCTTTAGTGACATGGATGATATCTCACATGCACGAATGTTGCAAAGTTGAATCCTTAGATCCTCTAACACCAGGCAGCCTGAGAACTTCAAAGCAGAGTGGTTGAGGTTGACCCCTTCAAGGTGCAGGGTCTTCAAGTGTTGGGAAATGAGACTCAGGGGCACATCAAACACTGGTAGGGCGTACTGAATGTGAGCTGCTCTTACTACGAGTTCCTCAGCTTTGCATGCCAGAGCGTAGTCAATCAACAGCCTGGTGTTTGTGAACGTGTTCTCCGGCTCATCGTCAGGACAGGCATCGATCTCGCACCTGATGAGAGGCGAGTCCCCACGGAGACAGATGACCAGCTTCACCAACTGTTTGAAACGGTTGTATCGCGGAAATGTTGGCCCATCAAAGAC containing:
- the LOC125515205 gene encoding putative F-box/FBD/LRR-repeat protein At5g56810 yields the protein MLEMAAASDSDPFGDLPDELLWRVLSFLSVEDALQTCVLNTRWRDLWRRLTSLLFVFDGPTFPRYNRFKQLVKLVICLRGDSPLIRCEIDACPDDEPENTFTNTRLLIDYALACKAEELVVRAAHIQYALPVFDVPLSLISQHLKTLHLEGVNLNHSALKFSGCLVLEDLRIQLCNIRACEISSMSLKRLCIADYCSLPDIVRLRICAPGLILLQLEDFEGLTPFLENMPLLETAHVNLEDGCHDHCRSNQGVCDNIVCGCHAYPVKEGVLLNGLSNAAKLDLIALPKMFLYRWDLKWCPIFGKLKTLLLNEWFTTVDLVCILRHSPVLEILTLQLDNTENIVGATGAQETITQSFLCERLKFVYIECEKVDEGVRSILSILSTCGILREQISIKEDPRLDSDYSSADSDSSDSD